The nucleotide window CAAGTCCTACCAGACCCACCAAAAGCACAGACTTGAGGGATTGAAGGATCAGGGGGCATAGCTCAGCTGGGAGAGCACCTGCTTTGCAAGCAGGGGGTCGTCGGTTCGATCCCGTCTGCCTCCACCAATCGTTATCCGTTAGGGTTTCTGAGTTAGGAATTTTATCGGATAAAGATTGTCGCGAGATGATCACGTTCTTTAACAAATTGGAAGAAGAAGTACATTGAAGCGTTCTTGAGATGGAACGTTGAGGATGTACATGGGTAATAGATTGTATCGACTTATTGAGACGGAAGTCAGCCGTTGAGATAAGACAAACAAGTACTTAGAGACACCCTAGTTATAGGGTCAAGTGAATAAGTGCATGTGGTGGATGCCTTGGCGATCACAGGCGAAGAAGGACGTGGTAGCCTGCGAAAAGCTTCGGGGAGCTGGCAAACGAGCATTGATCCGAAGATCTCCGAATGGGGAAACCCGGCCCGTATGGGTCATCCTTGACTGAATACATAGGTCAAGAGAAGCGAACGCGGTGAACTGAAACATCTAAGTAGCCGCAGGAAAAGAAATCAACCGAGATTCCCAGAGTAGTGGCGAGCGAAATGGGAAGAGCCTGTATTTTTTAGCAGATGAGTTAGCGAAACGGAATGGAAAGTCCGGCCATAGAAGGTGATAGCCCTGTATGCGAAAGCTCGTGTGTGGAACTAAGGATACGAAAAGTAGGGCGGGACACGTGAAATCCTGTTTGAAGATGGGGGGACCATCCTCCAAGGCTAAATACTCGTGATCGACCGATAGTGAACCAGTACCGTGAGGGAAAGGCGAAAAGAACCCCGGAAGGGGAGTGAAATAGATCCTGAAACCGCATGCATACAAACAGTAGGAGCCTCGTAAGGGGTGACTGCGTACCTTTTGTATAATGGGTCAGCGACTTACATTCAGTAGCGAGCTTAACCGATTAGGGCAGGCGTAGCGAAAGCGAGTCCGAATAGGGCGATAGTTGCTGGGTGTAGACCCGAAACCGGATGATCTATCCATGGCCAGGATGAAGGTGCGGTAACACGTACTGGAGGTCCGAACCCACTAATGTTGAAAAATTAGGGGATGAGCTGTGGATAGGGGTGAAAGGCTAAACAAATCCGGAAATAGCTGGTTCTCTCCGAAAACTATTTAGGTAGTGCCTCGTGTATCACCTTCGGGGGTAGAGCACTGTCATGGTAGAGGGGTCCATTGCGGATTACCTCGCCATAGCAAACTCCGAATACCGAAGAGTGCAATCACGGGAGACAGACGCCGGGTGCTAACGTCCGACGTCAAGAGGGAAACAACCCAGACCGCCAGCTAAGGTCCCCAAGATTGGCTAAGTGGGAAACGAAGTGGGAAGGCTAAAACAGTCAGGAGGTTGGCTTAGAAGCAGCCATCCTTTAAAGAAAGCGTAATAGCTCACTGATCGAGTCGTCCTGCGCGGAAGATGTAACGGGGCTCAAGCCAGTCACCGAAGCTGCGGATGCATAGTAATATGCATGGTAGGAGAGCGTTCCGTAAGCCTGTGAAGGTGTATCGAAAGGTATGCTGGAGGTATCGGAAGTGCGAATGCTGACATGAGTAGCGATAAAGGGGGTGAAAAGCCCCCTCGCCGTAAGCCCAAGGTTTCCTACGCAACGTTCATCGGCGTAGGGTGAGTCGGCCCCTAAGGCGAGGCAGAAATGCGTAGCTGATGGGAAGCAGGTTAATATTCCTGCACCGTCGTTAGATGCGATGGGGGGACGGATCGCGGAAGGTTGTCCGGGTGTTGGAAATCCCGGTCTCTGCATTGGAGAAGGCGCTTAGGCAAATCCGGGCGCGGAATTCAAGGGTGTGGGGCGAGCAAACGTAAGTTTGCGAAGCAATTGGAAGTGGTTCCAAGAAAAGCCTCTAAGCTTCAGTCTAACGAGACCGTACCGCAAACCGACACAGGTGGGCGAGATGAGTATTCTAAGGCGCTTGAGAGAACTCGGGAGAAGGAACTCGGCAAATTGGTACCGTAACTTCGGGATAAGGTACGCCCTAGTATCTTGACTGGCCTGCGCCAGGAGGGAGAAAGGGTTGCAAAAAATTGGTGGCTGCGACTGTTTAATAAAAACACAGCACTCTGCAAACACGAAAGTGGACGTATAGGGTGTGACGCCTGCCCGGTGCCGGAAGATTAAATGATGGGGTGCAAGCTCTTGATTGAAGTCCCGGTAAACGGCGGCCGTAACTATAACGGTCCTAAGGTAGCGAAATTCCTTGTCGGGTAAGTTCCGACCTGCACGAATGGCGTAACGATGGCCACACTGTCTCCTCCCGAGACTCAGCGAAGTTGAAATGTTTGTGATGATGCAATCTACCCGCGGCTAGACGGAAAGACCCCATGAACCTTTACTGTAGCTTTGTATTGAACTGTGAACCGGTCTGTGTAGGATAGGTGGGAGGCTTTGAAGCGTGAACGCTAGTTCGCGTGGAGCCAACCTTGAAATACCACCCTGGTTTGTTTGCGGTTCTAACCTTGGCCCGTGATCCGGGTCGGGAACAGTGCATGGTGGGCAGTTTGACTGGGGCGGTCTCCTCCCAAAGCGTAACGGAGGAGTACGAAGGTACGCTAGGTACGGTCGGAAATCGTATCGATAGTGCAATGGCATAAGCGTGCTTAACTGTGAGACTGACACGTCGAACAGGTGCGAAAGCAGGTCATAGTGATCCGGTGGTTCTGTATGGAAGGGCCATCGCTCAACGGATAAAAGGTACTCTGGGGATAACAGGCTGATACCGCCCAAGAGTTCATATCGACGGCGGTGTTTGGCACCTCGATGTCGGCTCATCTCATCCTGGGGCTGTAGCCGGTCCCAAGGGTATGGCTGTTCGCCATTTAAAGAGGTACGTGAGCTGGGTTTAAAACGTCGTGAGACAGTTTGGTCCCTATCTGCCGTGGGCGCTGGAAGTTTGAGAGGACCTGCTCCTAGTACGAGAGGACCGGAGTGGACGAACCTCTGGTGTACCGGTTGTCACGCCAGTGGCATCGCCGGGTAGCTATGTTCGGAAGAGATAACCGCTGAAAGCATCTAAGCGGGAAACTCGCCTCAAGATGAGACTTCCCGGGAATTCGATTCCCCTTAAGGGTCGTTCAAGACCAGAACGTCGATAGGCTGGGTGTGTACGCGCAGTAATGTGCTTAGCTAACCAGTACTAATTGCCCGTGTGGCTTGACCCTATAACTCGTGTGTCTTAGTCTATTACCTATTCTTCTTCCAACCCCATTTGAGAAATTGACCTTAACTCAGTTTCTCTACCCCTTACGCCTGATGACCATAGCGTGTTGGTACCACCCCTTCCCATCTCGAACAGGACCGTGAAACAACACCGCGCCGATGATAGTGCGGATTCCCGTGTGAAAGTAGGGCATCGTCAGGCTTCTCTATTACTCAAAGCCCCCTATATGGGGGCTTTTTGTTTTTATCGCCCCCCTTTTACCTCGCTATCCCCGCTTTACTGCTCCCTACCCCTCCAATCCCCTTCCCATGCAATTGAAACAAAATCGGAAAATCCTTCGATTCAATTAAGGCTTCCTAAATTCTGCGGAATGATTTATCCTCGAATGTTACGAAATTCGAATCTATAAGCAAGGAATATATATGTTGCCTCTGTCTGGTCACCCCTTTTCTGCTCATCGGGTATCTATCAATAACCCAGAACCCACACCGACTGCAACTCAGAATAGCCCAGATGCAGCTGCATTAACTCGCGCTCAAACTAAGCCTCCAGCCGTATTAAGCGTTCCACCTGAAATTTGGCTAAAGATATGGGGCGTCATACCCCACGCGGAGCTCCAAGAAAGTATTAAAAAGATGCGCGAAGTTTCCAGAGAGATGGATGTCATGGCCAGCCCAATGCTGAGCCCTATCCTGTTGAAAGATCCCGAAGATTTTAAAGGGGTGAAGGTTCTTCTAGCAAAAACAGAGTGGCGAGCTCCGCTCACGCTAACAACGGCTGCCTGCACACATGACATCTTAAAAGCATTATCGCCTGATATAAAGCATTTGAAACTCAAACAGGAAGACGGCGCAATCGATCCTCAAGCGATGGAGGCACTCCCTGATTTTAAACAATTGGAATCTTTGGATTTAAGTGACTCTGAGCTTTCTGGAGAAGCGATTGCAGTGCTTCTTTCAAAGACGTCTCGTCTAAAAACGCTCAAGTTAAGCAATTGCCCAGATATTGCTCTTGACGCGATTAAGGCACTCTCTGATTTTGAACAATTGGAATCTTTGGATTTAAGTCAACTTCCTCAGCGTTTTTCTCAGCACTCTTCTCAGCTTTCTGGAGCGTCGATTGTAGCGCTTCTCTCAAAGACGTCTCGTCTAAAAACGTTCAAGTTAAGCAATTGCCCAGACATTGCTCTTGATGCGATTAAGGCACTCTCTCATCTTAAACAATTGGAATCTTTAGATTTAAGTGACTCCGAGCTTTCTGGAGCGTCGATTGCAGCGCTTCTCTCAAAGACGTCTCGTCTAAAAACGCTCAAGTTAAGCCATTGCCCAGACATTGCTCTTGACGCGATTAAGGCACTCCCTAATCTTGAACAATTGGAATCTTTGGATTTAAGTGGATTTCTGCAGCTTTCTGGGCAGGCGCTTGCAGCGCTTCTCTCAAAGACGCCTCATCTAAAAACGTTAAAGTTAAGCCATTGCCCAGACATCGCTCTTGAAGTGATTAAGGCGCTTCCTGTTTTTGAACACTTGGAATCTTTGGATTTAAGTAGATCTCAGCTTTCTGGGCAGGTGTTTGCAGCGTTTCTCTCAAAGATGCCTCATCTAAAAACGTTAAAGTTAAGGTATTGCCCAGACATCGCTCTTGAAGCGCTTAAGGCACTCTCTGATTTTAAACAATTGGAATCTTTGGATTTAGGTGCATCGCAGCTTTCTGGAGCGTCGATTGCAGCGCTTCTCTCAAAGACCCCTCATCTAAAAGCGCTAAAGTTAAGCAATTGCCCAGTCATCGCTCTTGAAGCGATTAAGGCACTCTCTGATTTTAAACAATTGGAATCTTTGGATTTAGATGGATCTGAGCTTTCTGGAGAGGTGCTTGCCGAACTTCTCTCAAAGACCCCTCATTTAAAAACGTTAAATTTAAGAGATTGCCCAGACATCGCTCTTGAAGCGCTTAAGGCACTCTCTGATTTTGAACAATTGGAATCTTTGGATTTAGATATATCGCAGCTTTCTGGGCAGGCGCTTGCAGCGCTTCTCTTAAAGACGCCTAATCTAAAGAAATTAAAGGTAAGGTATTGTCCAAGCATCGCCCTTGAAGCGATTAAGGCGCTCCCTATTTTTAAACAATTAGAATTCTTAGATTTAAGTTTACCTCAGCTTTCTGCAGAGGAGTGTGCAGCGCTTCTCTCAAAGACCTCTCATTTAAAAACATTAATTTTAAAAGGTTATCCTGCTATCGATCTTGAAGCGATTAAGGCACTCTCTGGTCTTAAACAATTGGAATCTTTGAATTTAAGTAGCGAGAAGCTTGATATAGAGGGATTTGTAATGTTTCTCCAAAAGGCCTCTAATCTAAAAACGGTAGAATTATGGTGTTATGCTGGCTTCGATCTTGAAACTCTTAAGGCACAACCTGTTTTTGAGAAATATACAATCCTAGATCTACCCCAAAATGCAATGTCCATTAGAACACTCAGATTAATCCGTCGATCAATTAATGACTGACCTTGCTTTGTGTTTGAGCGGCCCACCAAAAGTCTTGAACGAGAGTTCAACTTTCGGGGGGCTTTCATACTCTCCGATAGGAACGGGTCCCAAGCCCGGCTATAAAAGCGCATCTTTTCCTTATTGGACCGCTTGCAATTAATAATTCATTCTATCTCCCCCCTTTACCCTCAACCTCACATTCCCCCGCATTTGCCATTCCCCTGCTCACCACATCCCATTGCCTCCGGTAAGGAAGCATTCATTCCTCCCAACCCCATCTTTTCATCACCACCCCTACACCGGCCAATACAAAAAACCCTACTTTATTTGATTAAATTAACTAAATCCAGTAGGGGGGAGTTGTTTTGGTATACTGCCAATACATGACTCTGACCGAACTTAAATATATCGTTGCAATTGCTCGTGAACGGCACTTTAGCCGTGCGGCTGATGCTTGTTTTGTGAGCCAGCCGACTTTGTCTGTCGCGATAAAAAAGCTCGAAGAGGAGCTGAATGTACAGATTTTTGAACGTAGCACGAATGAAATTAGCGTAACGCCGATTGGCGAGCAGATTATTGCGCAGGCGCAACGCGTGTTGGAGCAAACGCAAGCGATCAAAGAAATCGCCAAGCAAGGCAAAGATCCATTAACGGGCCCGATACGTCTTGGCATAATTTATACAATCGGGCCTTATTTGTTGCCTAAGCTGGTTAAACAAATGATTAAAATGGTGCCGCAAATGCCATTAATGCTGCAAGAAAATTTTACTTTGAAGCTGATTGAATTGCTTAAACAAGGTGAAATTGATGCGGCTGTGATTGCTTTGCCATTTCCCGAAACTGGGCTAATGATGCGTCCACTTTATGATGAGCCATTTGTTG belongs to Mycoavidus sp. B2-EB and includes:
- a CDS encoding LysR substrate-binding domain-containing protein, with product MTLTELKYIVAIARERHFSRAADACFVSQPTLSVAIKKLEEELNVQIFERSTNEISVTPIGEQIIAQAQRVLEQTQAIKEIAKQGKDPLTGPIRLGIIYTIGPYLLPKLVKQMIKMVPQMPLMLQENFTLKLIELLKQGEIDAAVIALPFPETGLMMRPLYDEPFVVAVPSGHPWEQHTSIDAHDLKQETMLLLGNGHCFRDHVLGVCPELMRFSQNTDGIQKTFEGSSLETIRHMVASGIGITVLPCTSVPAEQIGRRKIMQHKSALDDAMLTYIPFSEPVPDRRVVLAWRKSFTRMPAIDVICSAVAACDLSGIKKLELPAKQA